AATCTGAGAGTGAATTGTTTTTGTCGGATGTTGCAGGTATTGCTATTTATGGTAGGCCTTGAGTCTCCTCCCGTTTGTTTGGTTGATTGGCGCTTCAGAGAACAAGTCGATTCCATGATTGATGAAGTTATCAGCTGGGACAGATTTGGACCAAGCACAGTGAAACATTGGTTTTGACCCTTAAATTTTTTGCTAGCTATATATATGAACATAGTCCTCCTGTTTTTTTGGACAACGGACATAGTCATCCAAATCATTAAAATAAATTACTAACATTCTTGATAAATGTTATGGTCCCTGAATTTTTTTATCCGACCATGGTCATCAGGATCCAGCTACTCCGGTAGGAAGGTAAGCAAAGATGATTGTACATACTTTTAGGATTGGGAAACTATGATATGTGGGTATTTCTACATCAATTCCACTTCCTCGAGCTATGCCTACTTCGGTTGAGAACGGAAAATAATCCTGCATATACTCTAGCTTCTTTAGCGAACCACACCGTTAGGTTTGTGTAAGGGGACCTCATGGGGTTAGGGTAGAAGCTGTTGTTTTGTTTGATTCAAAAATGTATTATTTATGGATTTCCGGTTCGGGTTGTCTTTATATATTAATATAATATTTAAATTTAAAAATAATAATAATAATGAATAGATGTTAAGAGCTTATTTTCAAAAGGATTTCCGGTTTTTTTTAATTAGTTACGGTCAAAAAAAATTACCGTTAAAATTTACTTACATTTTTTTAAAAGGTAAATGGTAAATATGTTTTTAGTTTAAACACATTTCTAGTAAATGGTTAAAGATAAGAAATATGTTTTAGAAATATGTATTTTTCACTTAAAACATATTTCTAGTAAACGGTTAAAACTAAGAATATAAGTTGCGTACTCAATTGAGGAGAAAAATATCTTTTAAAGCAACTGTATTTTTACTGTAATAATTACATACTCCCTCTATTTCATAAAAAAATGTCACTTACACATTTTTCATACATATTAAAAAACTGATTAAATACATTTATGTTTTTATTAGTGTTATCTATTTAATTAATATTATTTTAGATAAATATATTTATTTATAAAATCAATGCATTTTACAATTAATAATGAATCAAAAATAAGTATGAATTGTATTGAAATTATAGAAAGTCATTTTTTATGTAACAAAAGAAATATTAAAATAATATTTAATATGTAACAGATGGAGTATGCTATAACAGTTGACCTGATTTTTAGCTTGACTCATCGTCCATATTCAAAGGTCTTACTAATTTTGAACTCGATGTTAATACTCAACTAGTCTATATAAATTTATAATCAATTAAGAAAAGAGTTGACCTCGTTTTCAGAATTTTGAATTATGAAGTGCGTTGTTGTATAATTTGATAAACTATGACAAAGAAAACATTGAGACTTCTCTCTGGATCCAACGGCTGAGAAATGGGAATTATAAGACAACCGTACGAGAAGGGACACGACACAGTCAACGGTCTCTGTCACTTAATTAAAATACTATCAATTAGCTGTCTTAAACTTTTTTCCTGTGTTTCGTTTTGGATGTGGTCAAACAAATTTATTTAACACGTAACGGTTTGAAATTGTGGAGCACGAAATGTTGTAAAAGGAGAAGAAAAAGAGGAGGAGATCACGAGGGTTCGACACATACTCACGGGCAATAACTTGTATCATCCCTTTGATTTTTTTTTTTTCATGGTCAATAAACAAAGAAAAGCCTGGCATTTACAGTTTAAATAAAATAAAATACTTTGCCAGAAAAATAACAAATGAAAATTTAGGAGAAAAAGAAAATTACAATGTTAATTTCAGAAAAGATCAAAATGTTTAATTTTTTTTTTTTTTTTTTTTTTTTTTTTTTTTTTTTGACCTGGGGGTATCCCAGGCCGAGGCCCAGACTAATCCCCAAGGAGAGGTGCAGCCCACGGATGGACCCTCTCTCCGGGTTTTCAAATGGGCCCTAAAGCAAGCCCATATCCGCGTGGCCACCTAGTGATTTAGCCGTAGTGGGGTGCCTTCGAACCCGGGTCGCTTAGCTCGCCGGTATCCGCCTACCACTAGGCCACCAAGAGGTGGTTAATTTTTTTTTTTGAAACTAATGTTTTGATTTTCTGATTACTAACTATTTTATGAGGTTTTTTGACACATTTTATAAGGTTATTTGAAGGAATGTTGTTGTTACTGTAAAAGTCCATCACCTTAATTTGATTATTTCAGACTTTTTACCTATTTTTAGCACCGATTTTCAAATATATAAAAAAAACTAATATACATGTGGTTAATGTTCAATATATCGAACGTATGTGTGATTTGACTCAAGACAAACTCTAAAATATATTTTTCACAAAAAAAAAAAAGAAAACTCTGAAATATTCATGTCTTTGCATCTCAGTGTCTACACATACATCTTATGTTCTCCCATAACAAAACCTCAGGGGAATTCCCGAGGGTGATCCAACGCCTATGCGTGCGTATTCTTCGACTCAAACCTTCTAATACAATTACATATCGTAACCGGTGACATGTTTATGGCACAGTAACCATTAGAGCCGCAAATTTTGTAAAGATCGTAAATGTCAGTTTCATCTCAATGCTGTTTTATTCCAAATCCATGTTTGCTAGATGTATGGAACTGCAATGTTAATTCTGTCGATGTTGAACGGGGTTTGTGCTGTCGATGTTTCTTTCTCAGGTTCGTATGTGTTGAAGTCTAATATTTTTTAACCGGATTTTCAGCAAGCCAATTTCTTAATTGAAGACCTCCTATGGTGAGCTGAATTTTACTCTGACATAGCTGCTTCTTTTTAGTCTTCTAGTTTTGAATTTTGTTTTGCTTTAGTCTACTTTGCATTGCCTTTGTCTTTGGTTATTGCATCTTCTGAAGTTTTTTTGCATCTTCTGAAGTTGTTTGTTGTTGTTTTAGATTTCTTTTCCTGCTAATAATTCATTTTTAAATATCTATCACAAGTTTGAAAACTGATAATAATACATTATTTATTCATTTTTGGCTAAGATAATAAATGTTAAAAACTTGATATGGCCATTATACGCCTCTCTGTTTGAAAGACCATTTATATGCATTTGAAAGTTGTTTTTCAGGTGAACGTAGCAGTGAATGCTCGTGTATAACCAACGATTGTGATCATTCCAGATGGAAAGTTACAGCTTGACATTCATTTAGGTATTTCCAAAATTGTAGAAAACTAATATGATCCGTCCTGAACTTTAAATTAGCTTTCATTTCCGGGATAAAATATGTTTGAGGATTTAAATCTCTACTACATATAATTCGTTTACTTTAGATTAAGCAATAAACATGATCAAACCTAGCCTACCTTGAAATTTAATTAAAAAGTGCATTCATGCATGATTAACATGTATGCAAGCTAAGCTCCTAATTAAGTGTAAAATTTGCTTCGATTAAATTTGCTTCATACCTGCTGAAATATCAAGAAATTTTCAATCAAGTGGGGTTTTCATAACCCAGCGGATATATATGTTTCTGATACACGAATGAGAAGAAAATGATGAAAATTCATACATTAAAATATGTTTCTAGTAAGCTTTTGTTCAAAAGATAAATGTCTATAGACTATAGTAGATGATCATACAGAAAAAGATCTAACAAATTTGTTTATATTCTATTATTATTATAGAACTGGGTAAAAAATCAAATCGAATCTAAACCAAAATTTTGGAATCCAAGCCGAATTATAATGTATTTCCAATATAATATAAACCTTTATACTGAATCAACGAATAAAAGATAAACCAGATCAACCAAAATTCATTAAATATATTTTTAATTTATAGTATATAGAATTATACACTACATATAATATTAATTAGTTATACTTTTATTATATTTTGTGTAAAACTAAACCTAAACCACATCAAACAATTTAAAATCAAACCAAACCAAACCAAACCAAAGTAATACAAGAAAGTAGTTACAGGTGAAATATATTGTTGTAGAAAATAAATTAAAATCTAAATCCAAATAACCGGAACATAACAAAAATCTTTAGGAATGTCCACCTTACAAAGAATACTAGAATAACAAATCTTCATTATATCCTAATTATCTGGGAGATTACATTCATAAGTTTTTTTTTAATACCATAACTAAACAACATATACATTTTTATATATGGAAAATAGGAAAATGTAAGCAATCAAAACGCATTAACTAGAAAATATACATAAATATATGACATATTAGTTAGCAAAGAAAACATACTGTATATTGGTGTAGAGATAAATCTTTCAACATATTCTTCTACTATAATTTTAATTATTACACAATTCAAAATACAGTTATCAATTAAAACTAAGTTTAAAATTGGATTTCTTACTAAAATTCACAGTCACTCATATAAGTTAGTTGTGCAGGTTTGGTTCCAGATCTTTAAAATATCAAAGGAGTTGCAGAGAGCATAACTGTCTTTTTAGGATGACTTGAAAAAAAACTCACAAAAACAGTGAAAAATATTAGAAATTAGCAACCAAAAAAAAAGGAAAAATTATTAAAATTCAGGAAAGTCTGTGACTTTCGTGGAAACTCCTCGCGTCCTCTCTGTCTTCCGATAAAGGCTTCGCTTTCATCATTCAATATCTTCTTCTTCCATCTCCATTATCATCACTCTTTCTCTCTCTCCTTTTGTTTCTGGGTTCGTTTTTTGTCTTCTTCAATCTTTGTCTTTCTCGCTCTTTCCGAGGAAAAACAAAACAAAGATTCGACCTTTTTTTTTTGGTTGTTGGGTTCAAACAGTGATTTTTTTTCTCCCTTTTTTATAGTTCTTGTTGTCCTCGAATCTACTTGATTCGCGGAAACAAAACACTTGTCCGTGTTCTGTCTGATTTCTACTTCGAAATTTACTCAAAAAAGTTTTGAAATTTGACAAAGAAGAAGAAGGTACTCGATGTTGTCTTCATAAGAAGGTGCAATCTCTACGATTTGAAGTATTTATTCTCCGACAAATGAATTTCCGACAGGAGAAGTTTGTGAGGTAAGTGTTCCCAAACCAAAACCCACTTCACTTCTTTACATCTGTCTCCTCGAAAATTCTAATTCTCGAAACATTAAAAAAATCGATTTGTTTCTTCACTTGTTTGGATCAGGTTTCAGGACTGGACGTCCGACAAGACCTCCGACGTCGAATACTCCGGGAGAAACGAGCCACCAAACGGAATCTTCCGGAGAACGATAAGCTCAATCTCCGACAAGTTCCACAGAAGCTCGGCGAGGATCAAAACGTTCAGGAGAACATACAAGTCCTACTCTTTCAAAGAAGCCGTATCCAAAGGGATCGATTCGACTCACAAGATCCTCGACCCGCAGGGACCGTTCCTTCAGAGATGGAACAAGATCTTCGTTTTGGCTTGCATCGTCGCCGTTTCTCTCGACCCTCTCTTCTTCTACGTCCCCGTGGTCGACGACGCCAAGAAGTGTCTCGGTCTTGATAACAAGATGGAGATAACCGCTAGCGTCTTGCGCTCCTTCACTGATGTCTTCTACGTGATTCACATCATTTTCCAGTTCCGTACTGGCTTCATCGCTCCTTCTTCTCGTGTTTTCGGGAGAGGTGTTCTTGTTGAGGACACGAGGCAGATCGCTATGCGTTACTTGTCTTCTCATTTCATTATTGACATTCTCGCTGTTCTTCCACTTCCACAGGTGAGAATTGAGATTGATTTGGTTCTTTCTACTTGTATCTCCAAGCCACTAATGATCGTTTTCCCTCAGGTGGTGATTTTGATTATTATTCCGCATATGAGAGGCTCAAGGTCTTTGAACACGAAGAATCTGTTGAAGTTCATTGTTTTCTTCCAGTACATACCGAGGTTTATCAGAATCTATCCGCTCTACAAGGAAGTTACAAGAACCTCAGGGATACTAACCGAGACAGCTTGGGCGGGAGCTGCTTTCAATCTCTTCCTCTACATGCTTGCTAGTCATGTGAGTCCTACTTCGTTTCTAACCCGTTGTTCAGGATCAGAGCATAAACATGTAAGTTTTGTTGCAGGTGTTTGGTGCTTTTTGGTACTTGTTCTCTATCGAGCGCGAAACCGTGTGTTGGAAACAAGCGTGCAACAGAAACAGGAATATCTGCGATATCACTTCGCTGTATTGTGACCATAAAGCTGCAGGAGGCAATGCTTTCCTCAATGCGTCTTGTCCGGTTCAGACGCCAAACACAACGCTTTTCGACTTTGGGATATTCCTTAACGCTCTTCAGTCTGGTGTAGTGGAATCTCAAGATTTCCCTCAGAAGTTCTTTTACTGCTTCTGGTGGGGTCTTCAAAACCTCAGGTACTGAGAGATTGTATCATATATATGCACAGAGAAGACAGCAACAAGTTCTTGAATCTTTGTTTGTGTGTGTTTCTTGATCCAGTTCGCTCGGTCAAAACCTTAAAACAAGTACGTACATATGGGAGATCTGTTTTGCTGTCTTCATTTCTATCTCAGGGCTGGTTTTGTTCTCCTTCTTGATTGGTAACATGCAGGTTAGTCTCGTTCGTTTCATCTTATGTGTGCTTACATTGTTTGCAAAATCAATTGCTTATTGGTGCAAGTAAACTAAAACGTGCAGACGTATCTGCAATCAACAACCACGAGGTTGGAGGAGATGAGAGTCAAGAGAAGAGACGCTGAGCAGTGGATGGCTCACCGTTTGCTCCCTGAGAGTCTGAGAAAAAGAATCAGGAGATACGAGCAGTACAAGTGGCAAGAGACTAGAGGCGTTGACGAAGAGAATCTTCTTAGTAATCTCCCTAAAGACCTTAGACGTGACATCAAACGCCATCTCTGTCTCGCCCTTCTCATGAGGGTAAAACACAAACACAACTCATCTCCTCTCTTTTTTTCTCAGTGTCAACTCATGTCTTCATCGGTTTCAGGTCCCGATGTTCGAGAAAATGGACGAGCAGCTTCTCGATGCTCTATGCGACCGTTTGCAACCAGTGCTGTACACAGAGGAAAGCTACATCGTAAGAGAAGGAGACCCCGTAGACGAGATGCTCTTCATAATGCGCGGGAAGCTTCTAACGATGACAACAAACGGTGGAAGAACAGGCTTCTTCAACTCAGAGCACCTCGGAGCCGGCGATTTCTGCGGCGAGGAGCTTCTAACATGGGCCTTAGACCCACACACATCCTCAAACCTCCCAATCTCAACGAGAACCGTTCGAGCTCTAGTGGAGGTCGAAGCTTTCGCGCTTAAAGCTGATGACCTCAAGTTCGTTGCTTCTCAGTTCAGACGGCTTCACAGCAAACAGCTGAGACATACTTTCAGGTTCTACTCGCAGCAGTGGAGGACTTGGGCGGCTTGCTTCATACAAGCCGCGTGGAGAAGACACGTGAAGAAGAAGCTGGAAGAGTCTCTTAAAGAGGAAGAGAATCGGTTGCAGGATGCTTTGGCTAAGGAAGCTTGTGGAAGCTCCCCGAGCCTCGGCGCCACCATGTATGCGTCGCGGTTTGCTGCTAATATCTTAAGGACTATACGCAGGAGCGGGTCGGTAAGGAAGCCGAGGATGCCGGAACGAATGCTGCTTCAGAAACCAGCAGAACCAGATTTCAATAGTGATGATTACTGTATATGATTTGACTTATGAAAACACCCAAAACGATTCATGAAAGATAATATATGAAAATAGAAGTTTTTTAATGTAAAGGAGTGAGCTTAGTAAGAGATACAAAGCCTCCTATGACACTCATTATTCATTCGTCTTTTTAGAGTTTTTATAGGAAAGCCGTTAAAAGTCAAACAGACGTCAAGAAGAAGAAGCGAGAAGTGAAGCCACTTCTCTCCTGAGGAATGTAGGCAATGCAAAAGCTGCTCTGTGCATCTGTTTTGGAAAGGAAGAGAGATTAGAATCTTGTTCAAGTGAGAATCTACAGAAGTCAAAGTTGTGTTAAAGAACTTACATCAGAGTTATAAAACTTCATTTCTCGTATATAGGTCATGGCACCGTCTAGCTTCTCAATAGGGTTGATAGGGTTCTTGAAATCAACATCAGGTCCTTCGGTAGAGCACAAGACAAAACCAATCACGCCGCTACAGTACAAAGATGTTGGCTTCACTTCATTAGTAAGACGAGACCAGGAAAATGTGATTAGAAGAAAAGTATGAGTTAAAGTTACCTTGGATAAGTTGGGACGCTGCTCCACGCGTACTGAACGTTTTTGAATGTCTGGCGGCAAATGGAGATCATGTCTTCAATGAGATGAGTGTGGAGCCACATACTTTCCGCCATGTTGCAAAGAACTCCTCCAGGCTTCAACGCTCTAGCTAGAGTTTCAAAGAAAGGCTTCTCAACAAGCGCCAGAGCAGGACCTGAGATTATTATTATTATTATATAGGTAAAACAAAAGCGTCAAGAGTTTTGCATCTGCAACAAGTTCTTATCCAAAGCGAATCATACCAACAGGATCTGAAGAATCGACAATAATGGCATCGTACTTCCCTGCAGGGGACTTGCGAAGGAACTCAACAGCTGCCAAAAGAAAGGGATATCCAATTATCAACACAGTGAAAATTTCAGATAGATTTGGAAACTGGGAATGAGTTGAAGAATGCTTTGATTACCATCACCAATGTGAAGTTGAACACGAGGATCTTCAAATCCAACCGCTAACTCGGGAAAGAACTTCTTAGACACCTACAAGATCAAAGCAATCACATGTTTTCTGAGATATAGAGCACAAACCTAAAAGTGTTCATATTTATTATATGATCACAACAAGACCATTATACTTACATCAATAACCATCTTGTCTATCTCACAGATGTCAATAACCTCAACAGAGCTATGGCGAGATATCTCCCTGAGAACACCACCATCACCTCCACCAACAACCAGAACCTACAAAATATATTTATACAGCCAAAATCTAGCCTAAGGTGTTATTGGTTTATATATTTTGATTGATTTAGAAATCCATACAGTATTTATAAATCCAAGTAAAATATACAAATTTTCAAATTCTCTCGGATTAGTATTTACAAATCCGGAGGTTTTCCCTTGGATTTGGGTCTTTGTATTTTTAACAAAGAAATCCATGCAAATCCATTCAAATACATTATGAAATCAAATCTATTAGTAAATCCGTATGATTGAATAATACTTGATTTGAATTAGAATTTATGAATCATTAAACGAATAACACATGATTTCAGTACGTATTTTAAAATCACAGAACCAATAACACTAGATTTAGTTTGGATTTTCAAATCCATCAAAATACACCAACCAATAACCTCCACTAAAAAAGACCAAAAAGTATCAAAATCGTATATGCTTGACATGCCATCAATGTTGAGCTGAATCAATGTTTCAACAGTCAACATTGGCGAAAAGATATATCTCATGAGATCTAATA
This genomic interval from Brassica oleracea var. oleracea cultivar TO1000 chromosome C2, BOL, whole genome shotgun sequence contains the following:
- the LOC106327032 gene encoding spermine synthase, translating into MEGDGAKGLACQKTLDGKASNGNKAVPSCCLKAMSCLPEEDAKCHSTVVSGWFSEHSRSGKKGEAVYFNNPMWPGEAHSLKVEKVLFKDKSDYQEVLVFESATYGKVLVLDGIVQLTEKDEFAYQEMIAHLPLCSTPSPKNVLVVGGGDGGVLREISRHSSVEVIDICEIDKMVIDVSKKFFPELAVGFEDPRVQLHIGDAVEFLRKSPAGKYDAIIVDSSDPVGPALALVEKPFFETLARALKPGGVLCNMAESMWLHTHLIEDMISICRQTFKNVQYAWSSVPTYPSGVIGFVLCSTEGPDVDFKNPINPIEKLDGAMTYIREMKFYNSDMHRAAFALPTFLRREVASLLASSS
- the LOC106327031 gene encoding cyclic nucleotide-gated ion channel 1 → MNFRQEKFVRFQDWTSDKTSDVEYSGRNEPPNGIFRRTISSISDKFHRSSARIKTFRRTYKSYSFKEAVSKGIDSTHKILDPQGPFLQRWNKIFVLACIVAVSLDPLFFYVPVVDDAKKCLGLDNKMEITASVLRSFTDVFYVIHIIFQFRTGFIAPSSRVFGRGVLVEDTRQIAMRYLSSHFIIDILAVLPLPQVVILIIIPHMRGSRSLNTKNLLKFIVFFQYIPRFIRIYPLYKEVTRTSGILTETAWAGAAFNLFLYMLASHVFGAFWYLFSIERETVCWKQACNRNRNICDITSLYCDHKAAGGNAFLNASCPVQTPNTTLFDFGIFLNALQSGVVESQDFPQKFFYCFWWGLQNLSSLGQNLKTSTYIWEICFAVFISISGLVLFSFLIGNMQTYLQSTTTRLEEMRVKRRDAEQWMAHRLLPESLRKRIRRYEQYKWQETRGVDEENLLSNLPKDLRRDIKRHLCLALLMRVPMFEKMDEQLLDALCDRLQPVLYTEESYIVREGDPVDEMLFIMRGKLLTMTTNGGRTGFFNSEHLGAGDFCGEELLTWALDPHTSSNLPISTRTVRALVEVEAFALKADDLKFVASQFRRLHSKQLRHTFRFYSQQWRTWAACFIQAAWRRHVKKKLEESLKEEENRLQDALAKEACGSSPSLGATMYASRFAANILRTIRRSGSVRKPRMPERMLLQKPAEPDFNSDDYCI